From the Limanda limanda chromosome 2, fLimLim1.1, whole genome shotgun sequence genome, one window contains:
- the shoc2 gene encoding leucine-rich repeat protein SHOC-2, with amino-acid sequence MSSTLGKEKDSKEKDPKGGPAGKEREKETKALASLVKDGGKESKTKGKDAKEGKKDTSSSTPGVAFSVDNTIKRPNPAAGTRKKSSNAEVIKELNKCREENSMRLDLSKRSIHMLPTSIKELTQLAELYLYSNKLQSLPAEVGCLSGLVTLALSENSLTSLPDSLDSLKILRMLDLRHNKLREIPAVVYRLMSLTTLYLRFNRITTVEKDIRNLSKLTMLSIRENKIKQLPAEIGELCSLITLDVAHNQLEHLPKEIGNCTQITNLDLQHNELLDLPETIGNLASINRLGLRYNRLSAIPRSLAKCRELEELNLENNNISVLPEGLLSSLVNLTSLTLARNCFQSYPVGGPSQFSTIYSLNMEHNRINKIPFGIFSRAKVLSKLNMKDNQLTSLPLDFGTWTSMVELNLATNQLTKIPEDVCGLVSLEVLILSNNLLKKLPHSIGNLRKLRELDLEENKLECLPNEIAYLKDLQKLVLTNNQLTTLPRGIGHLTNLTHLGLGENLLQHLPEEIGTLENLEELYLNDNPNLHSLPFELALCSKLSIMSIENCPLSHLPPQIVAGGPSFIIQFLKMQGPYRAMV; translated from the exons ATGAGTAGTACTTTAggcaaagaaaaagattcaaaaGAAAAGGACCCTAAAGGTGGTCCAGCagggaaagaaagggaaaaggagACCAAGGCTCTGGCCAGTTTGGTCAAGGATGGAGGCAAAGAATCGAAGACCAAAGGGAAAGATgccaaagaaggaaagaaggacaCCAGCAGTTCAACACCGGGTGTTGCCTTCTCCGTTGACAATACGATTAAGCGGCCAAACCCGGCAGCAGGTACTCGCAAGAAGTCCAGCAATGCCGAGGTGATCAAAGAACTAAACAAGTGCAGGGAAGAGAACTCAATGAGACTGGACCTATCTAAACGGTCCATTCATATGCTACCCACTTCCATCAAGGAGTTGACGCAGCTCGCTGAACTCTACTTATACAGCAACAAGCTGCAGAGCCTGCCAGCTGAGGTGGGTTGCCTATCAGGCTTGGTCACACTGGCCCTGAGTGAGAACTCCCTGACCAGTTTACCCGACTCACTGGACTCCCTTAAGATCCTTCGAATGCTCGACCTGCGGCACAACAAGCTGAGAGAGATACCGGCTGTCGTCTACCGGCTGATGTCTCTGACCACGCTGTACCTGCGCTTCAACCGCATCACAACAGTAGAGAAGGACATCAGAAACCTGTCCAAGCTCACAATGCTCAGCATCAGAGAGAACAAGATTAAACAGCTGCCTGCAGAGATCG GGGAGCTTTGCAGCCTCATTACTCTAGATGTTGCCCATAACCAGTTGGAACACTTACCGAAAGAGATTGGGAATTGCACACAGATAACCAACCTCGACCTGCAGCACAATGAGCTCTTGGACCTACCAGAGACTATAG GGAATCTGGCCAGCATAAATCGCTTGGGTCTGAGATACAATAGATTATCAGCCATCCCCAGATCATTAGCCAAATGTCGAGAGCTGGAGGAGCTAAAccttgaaaacaacaacatttcagTGTTGCCAGAG GGCCTGCTTTCAAGTTTGGTCAACCTGACGAGTCTAACACTGGCGAGGAACTGCTTCCAGTCTTACCCTGTGGGTGGACCATCCCAGTTCTCCACAATCTACTCCCTCAACATGGAGCACAACAGAATCAATAAGATACCATTTGGTATCTTCTCCAGGGCCAAAGTGTTGAGCAAGCTTAACATGAAG GACAACCAGTTAACATCTCTGCCACTGGACTTTGGCACATGGACGAGCATGGTTGAGCTCAACCTGGCCACGAATCAGCTGACAAAGATCCCTGAGGACGTCTGTGGTCTCGTCTCTCTAGAG GTGTTAATATTGTCCAATAATCTTCTCAAGAAGTTACCACATAGTATTGGAAATTTGAGGAAGCTACGAGAGCTCGACTTGGAGGAAAACAAGTTGGAATGTCTGCCTAATGAAATCGCTTATCTTAAAGATTTACAG AAATTGGTGTTGACAAATAATCAGCTGACTACGTTACCCAGAGGCATCGGCCACCTCACCAACCTGACTCACCTGGGTTTGGGAGAGAACCTGCTGCAACACCTTCCCGAGGAGATTG GTACACTGGAGAACCTGGAGGAACTGTACCTCAACGACAACCCCAACCTGCACAGCCTCCCGTTCGAGCTGGCCCTCTGCAGCAAGCTGTCCATCATGAGCATCGAGAACTGTCCCCTCAGCCACCTGCCTCCGCAGATCGTGGCTGGAGGCCCCTCCTTCATCATCCAGTTCCTCAAGATGCAGGGACCGTACCGTGCCATGGTCTGA